Proteins encoded in a region of the Streptomyces sp. NBC_01471 genome:
- the ribD gene encoding bifunctional diaminohydroxyphosphoribosylaminopyrimidine deaminase/5-amino-6-(5-phosphoribosylamino)uracil reductase RibD, whose protein sequence is MRRAIALAARGLGSTSPNPVVGCVILDASGGTAGEGFHQRAGGPHAEVNALAAAGDRARGGTAYVTLEPCNHTGRTGPCSQALIDAGVARVVYAVGDPNPQATGGADTLRAAGIAVTAGVLAAEAAAGNAAWLTSVRLGRPHVTWKYAATLDGRTAAADGTSRWITSAESRADVHRLRAESDAVLAGSGTLRADDPHLAVRGIEGATQPLRVVLDTRARSLTPTARVLDDAAPTLVVVGEGVTAPPLPGSAEVAHLPYDGTGIAVGALLAELYARGVRSVLLEGGPTLAGSFVAAGAVDRVVGYLAPVLLGAGPAALADAGITTITDALRLDVTETVRIGPDLRITATPKER, encoded by the coding sequence ATGCGCCGAGCCATCGCGCTCGCGGCGCGCGGACTCGGATCCACCAGCCCCAACCCCGTCGTCGGCTGCGTCATTCTCGACGCGTCGGGCGGGACGGCAGGCGAAGGCTTCCACCAGCGGGCCGGCGGTCCGCACGCCGAGGTCAACGCACTCGCGGCGGCAGGTGACAGAGCGCGCGGCGGCACCGCGTACGTCACGCTCGAACCCTGCAACCACACCGGCCGCACCGGACCCTGCTCCCAGGCACTCATCGACGCGGGTGTCGCCCGCGTGGTGTACGCGGTCGGAGATCCCAACCCGCAGGCCACCGGTGGCGCCGACACCCTGCGTGCGGCCGGGATCGCGGTGACGGCGGGCGTACTCGCCGCCGAGGCCGCAGCGGGCAACGCCGCCTGGCTCACCTCGGTGCGGCTCGGCCGCCCCCACGTGACCTGGAAGTACGCGGCGACGCTCGACGGCCGCACCGCCGCGGCCGACGGGACGAGCCGCTGGATCACCTCGGCAGAGTCCCGCGCCGACGTCCACCGGCTGCGCGCCGAGTCCGACGCCGTCCTGGCCGGCTCGGGAACCCTGCGCGCCGACGACCCGCACCTCGCCGTCCGCGGCATCGAGGGCGCCACCCAGCCGCTGCGGGTGGTCCTGGACACCCGCGCCCGCTCCCTCACCCCCACCGCCCGGGTCCTGGACGACGCGGCACCGACGCTGGTCGTCGTCGGCGAGGGCGTCACCGCGCCCCCGCTCCCGGGGAGCGCCGAGGTGGCACACCTGCCGTACGACGGGACGGGCATCGCCGTCGGTGCCCTGCTCGCCGAGCTGTACGCGCGCGGTGTCCGCTCCGTGCTCCTCGAAGGGGGGCCGACGCTGGCCGGTTCCTTCGTCGCCGCGGGCGCCGTCGACCGGGTCGTCGGCTATCTCGCCCCTGTCCTCCTCGGCGCCGGCCCCGCGGCCCTCGCCGACGCCGGAATCACCACCATCACCGACGCGTTGCGACTCGACGTCACCGAGACCGTCCGCATCGGCCCCGATCTGCGGATCACCGCCACCCCGAAGGAGCGCTGA